gttgtttttttcagatatCTTATGAGTATTTGATTGTGGCCCTTGGACTGCAGCTTCATTATGAAAAGGTACTGCACAGTTGTCAGTAGTGCTACTAAAGTTTCACACTCGGTGATGGGGAGGAGTAAAGTGATGAATGTAAGGTGACTAAGCCCCACGCCAGTGTTTTCCGTTTGCTGAAATTCATAAAATTCATAAAGAACATGAAGTCAATGTTTCCAGCcaattttgttttccaaagatGTGACTTTTGAACCGGATCGTTATTATTGCTGTTGGGATTTATTCCTGCAATTACACACACGAGCCCACTGATGAGGCAGACACAGCCTGTCTCATCAATCTGGTTTCATTGCAGTTGCAGTATCAACTGCAGTCTAGCTCAGTAATCGACCAGCAGCCCCGGTACAATGCTGTGCCATCAGGCATGGACAGGGGCGTCAGAATGGTTTATAACGCTTTCTCTGTATTCCAACAGAGCTTGGTcaaagtttgtgtgtttttttccttccagttgttatttttattcttaaacATTCAAATCCCCAGTTATGACAGATATGTAAATTAATTAGCCTAACACCTCAATTATTTTCAGATTATATTTCCTTATTCTAAACATTGATGCTGGATGTAATCACAATGCCATTCCTACTtccatctatatctatatctaatcTATATTCCATCTACAATTTACGTCATTTTGGTGTATTATACATGTTGGAACCAGCACACataagaaataataaactataataatgtttataaatataaactatatGAATAATGATGAAACTAGAAACATTTCCTAATAGAAATACACCGCCTCTGTTCATCAGAACAAGCTCAGGTTTCTCACAGAAAGTAAGTTTTACTCTGAAAGGTATAATGTGTTCAGCAGACACACATAAGTGTGCTTTTGTCTTGAAACAGTTTGTAAACAACTACATAATTCGTGACAGTGAGTCTTTCATGTTTTCTATGTGTAATTGTGTGAACACTGGATGGCAGCAGTGATCAAGTATCAGGCAGACTTTTAACTTGCAATGCACCTGGAGTCTAAAAGAACATGCATTAGAGGGAATAAGAACACATTTTTGCTTTGATGTTCTGAGTTTTGACAAATATAATtatcatataatatatatatatatatatatatatatatatatatatatatatatatatatatatatatatatacgttaaTAGGTAGTGTTAAgagtgtctcttattgtataagagatgttATCTCCAGCAGTTTGAGCCGGAGGATTCACCTGTCATGTTAACTTATTTTAAATCACATATGTAAGGTTTAGACAAACAATATCTttacagtgaaaaaaataacatttattttaattaaatttaacaaTCAACCCCCTTTCTTTCTGTGTGAAATTCTATCCAGGATCCATTGTAAGTGACCTACAGTTGCcgatctgtttgttttgttttgatgttttcatCTGAAAATACAACCTGATTATAGTTGTGAGATTACTGTTGAGCCTTTATAATTCCTGCgaaatgaaatgtttttctATAAAACAGTTTGGTAAAAGCAAAACTTATCATAAGCACAGTTCTTGGATTGGTAACTAGTTTATTTTGCTAAATGATTTTAACATTTGCAGGGCTATTAGTGGCATTGGGTTTTAATTACAGACTCTGCTTTTAATTACGCTTTGGAAATGCAGATCAAGGGACTTCCAGAAGGTTTTAAGTATCCGAAGATTGGCTCAAACTACTCTGTGGACACAGTGGGGAAGACCTGGAAAGCCCTGCAAGACTTCAGGGAGGGCAatgccattttcacattccCCAACACACCTGTGAAATGTGCCGGGGCACCACAGAAGATCATGTACCTGTCAGATGCCTATTTCAGAAAGGTAAAGggacttttattattttctttttaagttgACCTAACTTGTATTCCTTCCATGGATTGAAATGGCATTGTAAAAGTATCGTCCTCACTAGTATTAACAAAGCTGGCCTGTTCGATGCGAAGGTGTATGTACTATGGTGCTGATTATATACAGATTATGAGGCCtgctttattcatgttttttgtatcagttTGTTGGCAGAGAAgaaattttttttaattcatactATTTCCAAGATTGCCCATAGCAAGTTGGAATACTGTTACTTCCATCTAGTAGGTGACTAGAAATAAACCTCAGGATAAGTGTGTCACAGATATTATATGCCTCATGGCAAAGCAATACGAATGATAACCCAAAGTATCATAGCGCTTTTAATACTACCTGCCCCCCAGGGACAGCAAATGCATTAAAGAAGAAGACACCTGACTGCACCATTGTTCCTGGTGCGAACTACCTGACGTTCCtgtttttaactttacagaCAGGAAAGAGACCCAAAGCCAACATCATCTACAATACGTCCCAGCCCGTGTTGTTCGGGGTTAAGAAATATGCCGACTCCCTGTGGAATATCGTGAAGACCCGGGATCTGAATGTGAACCTCAGACATAACCTCATTGAGGTCAGAGCGGACAGGCAGGAAGCTGTGTTTGAAAAGCTAGACAACCCTGGAGAAACGGTGGTTTTCGAGGTTAGTACAGCCTCACTATTCCTTTGGCTTTCTTTTAAACCCCATGTCTCGATTTAGATTTTGGCTGTAAAGGGAAAACAAACCTTTCATTAAAGAACACAGCCATTTCCACAGACATTCAGCAACAAGTGGAGGAGGCCTGAGCAGCCTTCCTGTCTAAGTAAACAATGAATCACCGTGGTGAGGGAGAGGAGGCCTGTGGCTGGGCCTGGAACACAAGGGAGTCTTTAGTAAAAATAGTGTTTTTGCACACCAAAACAGGATATGATCTCTGTGCCTGaattacaattttttattgctgcttcaatttttttaattttttttttacacttaaCCATGCTATTTGTCTGTTATGGTAGAAGTCTGTGCAGCTGCTCTGATCCACCATAcacttaaacaaaaaacaacaaatgttgGGAAATAGTGTTTCATGGGATCTTCAGACTAGAGGAGCTCTGTAGAAATTGTACTACTGTTGCTTAATAAAAAGACGGAGGGTGGGTGTTATCAACCTCAAATATATAAAAGCTTGCTTGCTTGTAGAGCAGACATGTTGAATACTATTGCTGGCTTCCATCAGACATAAGGAATGTTTCCCACCCCCTCAAATTATGTACACAATGTTAATTTCAATTCAGTAAGTAAGGATTTGCTTTTGAAGAGTAACATTAAGGCAAAGGAATAACATGTTTAGAATCATCAGTTCCCTTGGTGTCAGGATTTCCTTATCTGTCATAGTTTAATAAAGATATGAAAGCAATCATAAGAGTTACAATTCCTAGAGTAATGTGTAAGAATATTACAAAAATTAAGCAAAATAGGATACTCAGAAGACTTATGCAATGCCATCAACAATGGGGAGAGAATGGATGGGCAGAAGATATGAGATTATACAATTATCGGTTGCTTACACCTTTAAAATGTGAGCTTGTGAACAgatggataaaaataaaatataaatgttgataGCATCCCCATGCAACTGTCTGGTAAACATGAATATGGGACCAGCCCAGTGAGACACTGAATCTAATATGTCATGCCAGGAAAGCGTGGTCAAACAAGAAGGATTATTTGATTATCCCACTTTGCCCTGCcctgtttatatattattatataattggggggggggggggggtgttgctACTTGTTGTCTTTGAAAGTGAGTCTCCGTGGTCGTTTGTTTTCAGAAACAGATGTTTTGTCTTCAAGTCAACATTCACATCCATAGCGATGAGCTGCTAGTGGTTTTGGTGAAGCTAGATGTTTTCTTCAATAGCATCCATATGTTCAGTACAGATACTTCAAAACTTAAGGAGTAAATAAAATTCCCTGTAAGAGGAAAACATCTTCCATTAGGATGCATTTTTGTTTATACAGTACTTGGCAAAGCCACAAGAGGTCAGGTCTGCTGTTGTTTTGCTTAGCCGTGTCTCAGGACTGCAGGGgcagcagagagacagaggaagatGCAGAGACATTATCGCCTTTTGTAACTTTTTGCAACAGGTTTAGTAGATGGTGAACGGCTGCAAACTTAAAACCAACAAGATCAGTGAAGActataaatagaaataaaaaaggtCTAGACCAGGTAATGTTATGAATGTGTCATTCAGTTTGGAAATATCTGTTTGGATGAGTTGTGGTCTTTTTAGAAagcccttcatttgaaacacgGCGAAGATCAGTTATCCAATAATTCCTAATAGACGGAGAAGCTTGCCCTGCTATCCTTGCTGTATTAAAATAccgttgtattttttaatttagtatgAAATGCTTCATGTTACACCTCCTATGGGACCACCAGACGTTTTGAAGAGCAGCAAGTTGGCTGATGAAGGAGGATGGCTGGACATAGACAAAGACATGCTTCAGCACAAGAAATATCCCAATGTGTTTGGTATCGGAGACTGCACTAATCTGCCAACATCAAAAACAGCTGCTGCAGTAGGTAAGCTGTGGGACATGAGCTTCCTGGCAACACCCAGCCCAGGCACCATGCCAGACATATGAACAGAAATATAGACCTGTTTTTCTTTGGGCTTAACATATGGTTGGGTAACTCCTTATCATGCCAATTCATGTGCATTTTGTTATCAAATGTATACTGAACACAAGTTTCTAAATTTAAATGAATGAGATAGATATAAGAATTTCTatggtattattttaattgtattgcacaagataagggcatctgccaagaaataaaaaaaataaaataaataataataataattgaggcCACCTGAGTTCACTGAAAGGTCACAGATCTTGCTTTAACTTTTGACCTGTCGGAATATATGAAGAGTATTGCATTGCAGGGGTGCTGTAAATGGCCACTGGTCCAACCCGGACATATTTCTGATCAGGAATGTAAGAGAAGTGATGACAGCTATAATGTTTGCTTACATTGTGAGTTGACAGCAGCAAGTGAAGCATTCCCACCCTTCCCCCCCTGTGCCCCAAGGCACTGATCTCCCTCTCACTCACTCCTGTAAGAAGTTGAGTCAAATCAATATGGAACTCGCCACCAAAGCAGGTTTTATTTCACAGCCATTATTACTCACTGTTCCCCAAATTTACAGCTTAGGTTCAGCTTTAAAGGGGGAAATGACAGAATTGTGTCTGTCCCCACACTGGAAACAATCTGCAATCACTCGTGTTTCTCGTGGCATTTGGAATGCTGAAAACATGATCGTTTGTACGTAAAGCAGGACTATAATAGTGTCTGAAATGAAGCTCAATTTGCAGCACCTTGCATAAGCATACTGTGCAGCTATAAAAGGCTATGGGAATTTTCCAGCCAGGATAGGATTGCAACAGACGTAACAGGGCAGACATTGGAGCTCTGTCAAACTTCTCATAGTGTACATGAGCAGAATCGTGTCAGGTGTAATACTGTAGCAAAGCGTGCAGTATATTGATTCAGTGCTATTAAGGTTTAATACAATTACTGTAATGTAAAGAAGCAATTTAAATGATACAGATATCAATAGATTAAATGATTGGAGATTTaaatgaacatttatttttagtttatcaAAGCTCATGGCATTTGCAGCTCAAGCCAgactgtaatgtattttttaaagggaAGAATAATGTGATGGGGGATGAGCCAGTGGTCAAGTCAGTCTGTCTGGCTGTCAGGATATCAGCATAACAGGGATATTGAAGTGAGTCCAGTTTCCCAGGCTTTCCTTCCGCAGCTATATacaccagtaaaaaaaaaaaaaaataggcagtTTGTTCCTTGTTCATGAGCATTACTTAAATCTTGCCGAAATTATCGAGTTTCATGTTTGTTCACAGGGTATTGTTCATGTTGAGCACAACAAcatgtgtacatatatacataatttcTGTAAAGAGAACAATACAGCCAATAAGAGGCACAATAGGAATGAGATGTTTCTCTTTTAGCTGCCCAGTCTGCCATTCTCGACAGAACTATATCAAAGGTGATGAAGAACGAAAAGCCTGATAAAAAGGTAAGATGAAAACGTTGTGGGCCGCTGCTGTCACCATCAGCATAATGAGCCATGAGACATGACTGTTCCCTAGAATCCAATTATTTGCTCTCTTGAAGACTGAGTGTTGCAGCTTTGTCTCCCCGTAGCTGTCAGTACTTCAGAAACACAAGTCATTGTGATGTAATTGTGTCTCCCAACATTGTAGACCTACTCTTCTGAGACTCTCCCAGATTAGAATATCACCACATGCACATGGGTGTATTTGGAAAATAAGTCTGTTATTTCTGTACAAttgtctatttgtctttctaagTGTAAAGCTTAAAATGGCTCTGCTTTTATACCAGCATGACTATGTATCTTAAATATATTTGTCGTTCTTTCTGTCTCGGCTTGGAATACGGCTAATGCAATGTAATAAAACCATGCAGTTTGTTCACGTGTTCACATATTTGTTTGCAGTATGATGGGTACACATCATGCCCGCTGGTTACAAGCTATAATACAGTGATCCTGGCTGAGTTTGACTACACTGGGCAGCCCTTGGAAACCTTCCCCATTGACCAGAGCAAAGAGAGGAGGACCATGTACCACATGAAAGCAGACGTGATGCCACATCTGTACTGGCATGGCCTTCTGAAGTGAGTCCATCTCTGCCAAAACATCTGTACTGCTTGAGGATATCATTGTTAAGCAAAGATCTTGATACATAAACTGATAGTGAATTACCAGGGATGCAGTGCTTTTTCTGCTTACGTAAGAATGGGTGCAAAAGAAAGCAGTGTTATATGTAAGTGAGATTAATATGGCCAAGCCCTCATAGAAATAAATGTTTCCATTGTAAAGTTTACATTTTTCTATATGGTTGTGCATGTGGATCATCTTGATCTCTGCTGGTCATCTTACTCATTCCTGTGCTTACTGTTCTAGGGGACTGTGGGGAGGACCTGGCCCGTACAGGAAGATCATGCACCTAGGTATGAAATAGACCAGGCACCTGCAGCAAGGATACAGATTCACATGGTCATCTGGTAGTGCTCATTATCATTATATTCACAAGTCAACTTCCAGGCAGGTGATTGTGATAATCtttagctttttttcttctgctgggGTTGGGAAACCATTTTAATGTCTTGAATGTGACGTTTCATCTCATTGCTACCCAAAACTATGAAACTATGTCTAGCTGCCAAACGcatcaatgcagaaaaacaaataagttgCAAGATAAGAGACTTATTCTACGTTCTTAACACCATCTCTGATTAGCAGTGTCTGATGGCAGCATAGGGCCAAGAGTAATGAACTTTCACAGTGCAGAGTGATGTGCAGCATTCTTCCCAAATGATTTTAGAGGTCACTGTACTGTCGAGAGAGACCAAACCAGACCAAagtggagaaagaagaaaaaagcctGCTCTATTAAACATAGTTGAATTGTGTGTTGCCCTGGACATGACGTATTCCCCCAAACCAAAGTACCAGACATTGCTGTGTTTGCCAGTGCTTATCCATACACAtataatattgatttctgaacttggagtggtctcagtTTTTTCCAGAGCTCTATGTGGTTTCATATGCAGAATATTGAATATTACAATATTCTAGAATATTTTTCTGCATCTACATTAAACTGTCCGAATGTTAAAAGAATACCTAACGCATCTGCATAATGACTGTAAATCAGATAAGAACAATGAGGAATATTTGTGTATTCGttttaaatatcaataaatatatatattttaatagaaaacAATTCGTCACAACAAATCCTCAGCATGCTCATATTAAACTAATTCTGGATATAATATTTTTATGATCATCTTCTACACCTGTGTTTCTGTTACCAGCTCTACAAACTTtagtacatttatatttatctaAAAACACACAGCTTAACAACTTGTCGAAAGGGTATTGGTTTCCCTCAGTGGAGCGGTAAGTGGCCTATGACCATGACATCATTCAAGGCCACCCCCACCCTTCCTTAATATGGCTAACATGCATAAGAACACATTCCAAAAATAATCTAATCTGTTaa
The genomic region above belongs to Amia ocellicauda isolate fAmiCal2 chromosome 4, fAmiCal2.hap1, whole genome shotgun sequence and contains:
- the sqor gene encoding sulfide:quinone oxidoreductase, mitochondrial, producing the protein MASSVFCVRRALWQPSLGLCNTEACHFHASSACRAKEHYKALVLGGGSGGITMSARLKRKVGAENVAVVEPSESHYYQPLWTLVGAGAKSVSTSRRSTASVMPSGVKWIKSRVQEMNPDKNCVRTDDGKEISYEYLIVALGLQLHYEKIKGLPEGFKYPKIGSNYSVDTVGKTWKALQDFREGNAIFTFPNTPVKCAGAPQKIMYLSDAYFRKTGKRPKANIIYNTSQPVLFGVKKYADSLWNIVKTRDLNVNLRHNLIEVRADRQEAVFEKLDNPGETVVFEYEMLHVTPPMGPPDVLKSSKLADEGGWLDIDKDMLQHKKYPNVFGIGDCTNLPTSKTAAAVAAQSAILDRTISKVMKNEKPDKKYDGYTSCPLVTSYNTVILAEFDYTGQPLETFPIDQSKERRTMYHMKADVMPHLYWHGLLKGLWGGPGPYRKIMHLGMK